The Limisphaera ngatamarikiensis genomic sequence GCGCAGTGGGCACCGACCCGGAGGCACGCCAGTTGCAGCTCCTGCTCCGGCAACACCACATCGGTTGCCGCGGCCTCCTCCACCTGCCCGGCCGCTGCACCAGCGTCAAAACCCGCATCGTCGCCCAAAAACAACAGGTCGTCCGGCTCGACCGCGAAAGCAACGGCCCGCTCGAACCCGCCACCGCCCACCAACTCCTCCAACGCCTCGCCCGCGCCATCCCGCAAGCCGACGCCGTCATCGTGGCCGACTACGCCAAGGGAATCGTCACCGATGAGTTGCTCGCCCGCCTCAAACCCCTCTGCCGCCGCCACGGCGTGTGGCTCAGCCTCGATCCCAAACCGGTCCACTCCCTGGACCTGACCGGCCTCTCCCTGCTCACCCCCAACCGGCGCGAGGCCTTCGAACTGGCCGGCCTCAGGGACACCCACCGCACCCCGGACCCCCTCCAGGACCCCCAACTCCGCGAAACCGCCGCCCGGCTCATGCAACAATTCCAGCCGGCCCTCCTGCTGATCACACTCGGCGAACAGGGCATGCTCCTCTGCCGCCGACAAGAGTCGCCCCTCCACATCCCCACCGTCGCCCGCGAGGTCTTCGACGTCTCCGGCGCCGGCGACACCGTCATCGCCGCCTTCACCCTGGCCGTGGTCGCTGGCGCCAGCCCCACCGAAGCAGCCGCCTTCGCCAACCACGCCGCCGGTATCGTCGTGGGCAAGTTCGGTACCGCCACCGCCTCGCCCGACGAAATCCTCGCCAGCCTCACCCCGGGCTGAGCCGGGCCCGCACCCTCGTTCAAACCGCCATGGCCGACACCAAAATCACACCCGACCACATCCGATCCATGAAACAACGCGGCGAACCCATCGCCGCCCTCACCACCTACGACTATCCCACGACCCGCCTGCTCGACGAGGCCGGCATCCCCCTCCTCCTGGTCGGTGACTCGCTCGGCATGGTCGTGCTCGGCCTGCCCGACACCACCGGCGTCACCCTGGAAGACATGGAACATCACGTCCGCGCCGCAGCCCGTGCCCGGCCACGTGCCCTGTTGGTCGCCGACCTGCCGGCACACACCTATGATACACCGGAACAGGCCCTCGCCAGCGCACGGCGCCTGCTCGACGCCGGCGCCGAAGCCGTCAAGGCCGAGGGCGGCCGCGACATCCTCCCCCAGGTCCGGGCCATCGTCCAGGCCGGCATCCCGTACCTCGGGCACCTGGGCATGCTCCCCCAGTCGGTCCACATCGAGGGCGGTTACCACATCAAGGGCCGCACCGAATCGGAACGACAACGCCTGCTGGCCGATGCCGAGGCCCTTGCCGGGGCCGGCGCCTTCGCCATCGTCCTGGAACTGGTAACCCCGGCCGTCGCCGCCGAAATCACACGGCACATCCCCATCCCCACCATCGGCATCGGATCCGGTCCCGATTGCGACGGCCAAATCCTGGTCACCCACGATCTCATGGGCCTGCTCCCCTGGGTCCGGCTCCGACACGCCCGGCCCATGGCCGAGCTGGGCCGGCTCATGACCGAAACCGCGCGCCAATGGCAGCAACAGCTCCAACATCGCGCGCCCCGCTCCTCAACCCCCGGCGGCTCATGACCCTGCCCCCGGCCGCACGCCGGTGTCTGGGCTTTCTTCTGCTGGCCTGCCTGGCCACCGGCCCCGGCTGCGCCCACAAACCGGGCCCGCCCGCCCGGCCCACCCCAACCGCCGAAACCGGCACCCCTCCTGCCCTGCCAAACCTTCAGGAACCCGTCGTCTGGATCGTCGGACCTGTCCGATGGCCGGTCCTCGACTGGCGACGGGGCCTCACCCTGGCCAGGGCCATCCTCGAAGCCGAATACCTCCCGGCCAACGACCCGCGCCAGATCCTCATCCACCGCGGCACCGTCACCATCCCCGTCGATCCGTCGCGACTGTTGACCGGGGAGGATTGGGCCCTGCTGCCGGGCGACCGCGTCGAAATCGTGCCGTAACACCGCCCGGCTCGGCGCCCCACCCTCGCGCCCGGCGCGCCCCGGTTCTATCCTTTCACCCGTGAGCAGCAGCGCCATGCGAAAGTATCTCCAGGTCCTCGCCCTGGGTCTCCAGAACCAACTGGCCTACCGGTTCAATTTCCTGGCCCGAGTGTTGTTCAGCCTCATCCCGCTCACCGCCCTGCTCATGCTCTGGCGCACCATCTACGCCGGCCAACCCGAGGGCACCACCATCAGTGGTTATACCCTGCCTGAAATGCTCGCCTACTACCTCGTGGCCGCCTGGGTCAACGCATTGACCGCCGTGACCGAGGACGACTGGCAAATCGCCGCCGACATCCGCGAGGGCAACATCAACCATCTCCTGGCCAAACCCATCGACTACCTCGCGTACCGATTGTGCCTGTTCGCCTCCGGACGATTGATCTATGCCGCCGTGGCCGTCGTCCCGCTGCTCCTGTTCCTCGGGTGGAGCCGCATCCCGCTCCACGTGCCCACCGACCCGGCCACATGGGCCTGGTTCCTGG encodes the following:
- the rfaE1 gene encoding D-glycero-beta-D-manno-heptose-7-phosphate kinase, which translates into the protein MRPPLLSRQRARTLLRTARQRNILVVGDVMLDRFIWGHVSRISPEAPVPVVEFERESFMPGGAANVARNLAALGCTVQLFGAVGTDPEARQLQLLLRQHHIGCRGLLHLPGRCTSVKTRIVAQKQQVVRLDRESNGPLEPATAHQLLQRLARAIPQADAVIVADYAKGIVTDELLARLKPLCRRHGVWLSLDPKPVHSLDLTGLSLLTPNRREAFELAGLRDTHRTPDPLQDPQLRETAARLMQQFQPALLLITLGEQGMLLCRRQESPLHIPTVAREVFDVSGAGDTVIAAFTLAVVAGASPTEAAAFANHAAGIVVGKFGTATASPDEILASLTPG
- the panB gene encoding 3-methyl-2-oxobutanoate hydroxymethyltransferase, yielding MADTKITPDHIRSMKQRGEPIAALTTYDYPTTRLLDEAGIPLLLVGDSLGMVVLGLPDTTGVTLEDMEHHVRAAARARPRALLVADLPAHTYDTPEQALASARRLLDAGAEAVKAEGGRDILPQVRAIVQAGIPYLGHLGMLPQSVHIEGGYHIKGRTESERQRLLADAEALAGAGAFAIVLELVTPAVAAEITRHIPIPTIGIGSGPDCDGQILVTHDLMGLLPWVRLRHARPMAELGRLMTETARQWQQQLQHRAPRSSTPGGS
- a CDS encoding ABC transporter permease, whose product is MSSSAMRKYLQVLALGLQNQLAYRFNFLARVLFSLIPLTALLMLWRTIYAGQPEGTTISGYTLPEMLAYYLVAAWVNALTAVTEDDWQIAADIREGNINHLLAKPIDYLAYRLCLFASGRLIYAAVAVVPLLLFLGWSRIPLHVPTDPATWAWFLVSLVLTALLQFFISFALAMLAFWVLEVSTFIFIVYAFEYIASGHLFPLDILPEPLQRLLPWTPFFYELYFPVSIWLGKTAGADLWRGLALQIGWVLVAWCLARWAWHRGLRRYAAFGG